In one Pseudanabaenaceae cyanobacterium SKYG29 genomic region, the following are encoded:
- a CDS encoding histidine triad nucleotide-binding protein, protein MTNSPDTIFSKIIRREIPATIVYEDDLALAFRDINPQAPVHILVIPKQAIPTIADATAADQSLLGHLLLVAAKVAKQENLDQGYRLVINCGPQGGQTVYHLHIHVLGGRSMHWPPG, encoded by the coding sequence ATGACTAACAGTCCTGACACAATTTTTAGCAAGATTATCCGCCGCGAGATTCCGGCCACGATCGTCTATGAAGATGATCTAGCCCTGGCATTTCGGGATATTAACCCCCAGGCACCAGTCCATATCTTGGTGATTCCCAAACAAGCAATTCCCACCATTGCGGACGCAACTGCAGCGGACCAAAGTCTGCTTGGGCATCTATTATTAGTGGCAGCCAAAGTTGCCAAACAGGAAAATTTAGACCAGGGTTATCGCTTGGTCATCAACTGTGGACCCCAGGGCGGACAGACAGTTTACCATCTCCATATTCATGTTTTGGGGGGACGATCGATGCATTGGCCCCCAGGTTGA
- a CDS encoding AbrB family transcriptional regulator — MVKQVALTGEALLKKVKELDHLSEKEKAKACGYITVTRDGKNRVNMMKFLNNLNAAVFEAEGLTRGKHSGRGGRSASYRVSVQKNGNLLIGSTYTQMMGLQPGDELEIRLGRKHIHLRPVNSSLAE, encoded by the coding sequence ATGGTAAAACAAGTTGCACTGACGGGAGAAGCACTCCTTAAGAAAGTTAAAGAATTGGATCACCTCAGCGAGAAGGAAAAGGCGAAAGCCTGTGGGTATATTACTGTTACCCGCGATGGCAAGAACCGCGTCAATATGATGAAGTTCCTCAACAATTTGAATGCTGCTGTGTTTGAAGCAGAAGGACTAACTCGTGGTAAACATTCTGGTCGGGGGGGCAGAAGTGCTAGCTATCGTGTTAGTGTGCAGAAAAATGGTAACCTGCTGATCGGTTCTACCTATACGCAAATGATGGGGTTGCAACCGGGGGATGAATTGGAAATTCGCTTGGGACGGAAACATATCCACCTGCGCCCAGTTAATTCCTCTCTGGCGGAATAG
- a CDS encoding hybrid sensor histidine kinase/response regulator: MEFDLQPFLEALPLPVMVRSELGIMTNQLWQEHCRGELSNWELHQGKLGGIFADWEIIVAQHKPVFDNSAQQGRVKPELLTCVTHELRSPLTVVLGMTELLERQLHHHLTEQQRHYLKAIHRSGHRLAQVISTMVDVTQAETGHLKLHLTTVKILPLCQQVIQQLQQQDLPRPPRINLAIAPDVDTIVADPSRLQQMLGHLLHNACQFSAKDQVPEVELRVEAWQNWMAFSVWHRSIAKGDQRLPPGGNFSDPGLGLILTRHLARLHGGDVTFRSYSGKGNEFTLLLPSAPLSCPYRQLVLIAEVNPQQITTIADAVSQAQFFPVVARSGVEALEKARQFRPVCIFANYNLPLLGGKDIRYLLQQDSQCRSIPLKLYQQISADQVREFLPKRTEKILCIACQDWTETNSLPFRCMTVDDVEQAERFAPLWQPNLIVLGQATMLDRIYTNTYLGRVPIVVRNSPPSVPRQVKLVSCPEGELLATLQQLLGTIPPERN, translated from the coding sequence AAGTTAGGCGGTATTTTTGCTGATTGGGAGATCATTGTTGCTCAGCACAAACCTGTCTTTGACAACAGCGCCCAACAGGGGAGAGTAAAGCCCGAATTGCTAACCTGTGTTACCCATGAATTACGCTCCCCTTTGACGGTAGTTTTGGGCATGACAGAGCTCTTGGAGCGACAACTACATCACCACCTCACTGAACAACAACGGCATTACCTGAAAGCTATTCACCGCAGCGGTCATCGGCTAGCACAGGTCATCAGCACAATGGTGGATGTCACCCAGGCGGAAACGGGACACCTCAAGCTGCACCTGACGACGGTTAAAATTCTTCCCCTCTGCCAGCAGGTCATCCAACAACTACAACAGCAGGACTTACCCCGACCTCCCCGCATCAACTTGGCAATTGCCCCTGACGTTGACACGATCGTGGCTGATCCCTCTCGGCTGCAGCAAATGTTAGGGCATCTATTGCACAATGCCTGTCAGTTTAGTGCTAAAGACCAGGTGCCAGAAGTGGAACTCAGAGTAGAGGCATGGCAGAACTGGATGGCTTTCTCTGTGTGGCACAGAAGCATTGCTAAGGGAGACCAGAGGTTGCCGCCGGGGGGAAATTTTAGTGACCCAGGCTTGGGGTTAATTCTCACGAGACACCTAGCTCGCTTGCATGGGGGAGATGTGACGTTTCGTTCCTACTCAGGCAAAGGCAATGAGTTTACCCTGCTGCTGCCCTCGGCTCCCCTCAGCTGTCCCTATCGCCAGTTAGTCCTAATTGCCGAAGTCAATCCCCAGCAGATTACCACTATTGCCGACGCTGTTAGCCAAGCCCAGTTCTTCCCTGTGGTTGCCCGATCGGGGGTTGAAGCCCTCGAAAAAGCTCGCCAGTTCCGTCCTGTGTGTATTTTTGCCAACTACAACCTACCGTTATTGGGGGGCAAGGACATAAGGTATCTGTTGCAGCAGGATAGCCAGTGCCGATCGATTCCTCTCAAACTGTATCAGCAAATTAGTGCCGACCAAGTACGAGAATTCCTACCTAAAAGGACAGAAAAAATTCTCTGCATCGCTTGCCAGGATTGGACAGAAACCAATAGCCTGCCCTTCCGTTGTATGACCGTCGACGATGTGGAGCAAGCAGAACGATTTGCCCCCCTCTGGCAACCTAACTTGATTGTACTAGGGCAGGCAACAATGCTCGATCGGATTTACACAAACACTTACCTAGGTCGTGTACCGATCGTGGTGAGAAATAGCCCCCCTTCTGTGCCGCGGCAAGTCAAATTAGTTAGTTGTCCAGAGGGAGAATTACTAGCGACTTTGCAGCAACTCTTAGGGACTATTCCGCCAGAGAGGAATTAA